One Streptomyces sp. NBC_00102 DNA segment encodes these proteins:
- a CDS encoding methyltransferase domain-containing protein, which yields MGRVNAPLPAGDGPADPLASFAALRTPEGAALLDELRDHDPARELATATRLRRDHAPDLVSAALGQARLRQRAVAKFGAEDAYRMFFTPNGVEQATRTSVATYRAGRFAALGGVRRVADLCCGIGGDAIALARAGIAVLAVDRDPLTAEVARANAEALGLAGLIEVRCADVTGIDTAGYDAVFVDPARRGGRGRIFDPEAYSPPLSWATSAALKAPRAALKIAPGIPHEAIGPEAEAEWISDGGDVKEAVLWHGAGFEPGSYRATLLPSGATLATRSPLPPPPVGPVGRYLYEPDGAVIRASLVADIVARCDGRLIDETIAYVTSDEPYASPYTSAYEITDQLPFNMKRLKALLREREVGVLTVKKRGSAVEPEEVRRRMKLAGPNSATVLLTRVAGAPTMLVGRPFRPAA from the coding sequence ATGGGACGGGTGAACGCACCTCTCCCCGCCGGTGACGGCCCCGCCGACCCGCTCGCCTCCTTCGCCGCCCTGCGTACGCCCGAAGGCGCCGCCCTCCTGGACGAGCTGCGGGACCACGACCCGGCGCGCGAGCTGGCCACCGCCACCCGGCTGCGCCGCGACCACGCGCCGGACCTGGTCTCGGCCGCCCTGGGGCAGGCCCGGCTGCGGCAGCGGGCGGTGGCGAAGTTCGGCGCCGAGGACGCGTACCGGATGTTCTTCACGCCCAACGGCGTCGAGCAGGCCACCCGTACCTCGGTCGCCACCTACCGCGCCGGACGGTTCGCGGCGCTCGGCGGGGTGCGCCGGGTGGCGGACCTGTGCTGCGGCATCGGCGGCGACGCGATCGCGCTGGCCCGCGCGGGCATCGCGGTGCTGGCCGTCGACCGCGACCCGCTCACCGCCGAGGTGGCCCGCGCCAACGCCGAGGCCCTCGGCCTCGCCGGGCTGATCGAGGTCCGGTGCGCCGATGTCACCGGCATCGACACCGCCGGGTACGACGCCGTCTTCGTGGACCCGGCCCGGCGCGGCGGGCGCGGCCGGATCTTCGATCCGGAGGCGTATTCACCGCCGCTCTCCTGGGCGACGTCCGCCGCGCTGAAGGCCCCGCGCGCGGCGCTGAAGATCGCGCCGGGCATCCCGCACGAGGCGATCGGCCCGGAGGCCGAGGCCGAGTGGATCTCGGACGGCGGGGACGTGAAGGAGGCGGTGCTCTGGCACGGCGCGGGGTTCGAGCCCGGCTCCTACCGGGCGACCCTGCTGCCGTCGGGCGCCACCCTCGCCACCCGCTCCCCGCTGCCGCCCCCGCCGGTCGGGCCGGTCGGCCGCTATCTGTACGAGCCGGACGGCGCGGTGATCCGGGCCAGCCTGGTCGCCGACATCGTGGCCCGGTGCGACGGCCGCCTGATCGACGAGACGATCGCGTACGTCACCAGCGACGAGCCCTACGCGTCCCCGTACACCTCCGCGTACGAGATCACCGACCAGCTGCCGTTCAACATGAAGCGGCTGAAGGCGCTGCTGCGGGAGCGGGAGGTGGGGGTGCTGACGGTGAAGAAGCGCGGCTCGGCGGTGGAGCCGGAAGAGGTGCGCCGCCGGATGAAGCTGGCGGGGCCGAACTCCGCGACGGTGCTGCTGACCCGGGTCGCCGGCGCCCCGACCATGCTCGTCGGCCGGCCCTTCAGGCCTGCGGCCTGA
- a CDS encoding SDR family oxidoreductase: MSSQHTALVVGGTSGIGLATARLLAERGTTVHIVGRDKERLDEVLATTPGIVGHRADAGRADEIRAVAESIGTVDRLVLAASGGEGQGPFADLDLTALRRAFEAKFWPHVTTVQAVLPHLAPQGSITLISAISARTGMPGTAGLAAINGAIESLVRPLAAELAPIRVNAVSPGLVDTPWWSGLPEEARQEYFARTAAVLPVRHVATAEEVAEVVVLAATNANLTGTVLEADGGARLVTLA, from the coding sequence ATGTCCTCCCAGCACACAGCCCTGGTGGTCGGGGGAACGTCCGGAATCGGACTGGCCACGGCCCGTCTGCTCGCGGAGCGCGGTACGACGGTGCACATCGTCGGGCGCGACAAGGAGCGGCTGGACGAGGTCCTCGCCACGACTCCCGGAATCGTCGGGCACCGGGCCGACGCCGGCCGGGCCGACGAGATCCGGGCGGTCGCCGAGTCCATCGGCACCGTCGACCGGCTGGTCCTCGCGGCGAGCGGCGGTGAGGGGCAGGGCCCCTTCGCCGACCTGGACCTGACCGCCCTGCGCAGAGCCTTCGAGGCCAAGTTCTGGCCGCATGTCACCACCGTCCAGGCGGTGCTGCCGCACCTGGCCCCGCAGGGCTCGATCACTCTGATCAGCGCCATCTCGGCGCGGACCGGCATGCCCGGTACGGCGGGCCTGGCAGCAATCAACGGCGCGATCGAGTCCCTGGTCCGGCCGCTGGCGGCGGAGCTCGCCCCGATCCGTGTGAACGCCGTCTCCCCGGGGCTGGTCGACACCCCCTGGTGGAGCGGCCTGCCCGAGGAGGCGCGGCAGGAGTACTTCGCCCGGACCGCCGCCGTACTGCCGGTCCGGCACGTGGCGACGGCCGAGGAGGTGGCCGAGGTGGTGGTCCTCGCCGCGACCAACGCCAACCTCACCGGCACGGTCCTGGAGGCGGACGGCGGGGCCCGCCTGGTGACCCTCGCGTAG
- a CDS encoding TetR/AcrR family transcriptional regulator — protein MAIDKQPPSAERRGRKRSEESRTAILTAAFELVGEVGWAGLTIEGIAGRAGCGKQTIYRWWPSKAQVLLDALTVKADLHIGQADHGSYAADLRAFLTDTFTLGRQEQVARILCALMAEAQIDAEFGATFRTEFLRRRRDALQAVLDRALARGDLPARPDPATVQDLVFGVLWYRLLSAHRPLDQALVDELAATLTGDAPGGP, from the coding sequence ATGGCCATCGACAAGCAACCCCCTTCCGCGGAACGCCGCGGCCGCAAGCGGAGCGAGGAGAGCCGGACGGCGATCCTGACCGCCGCATTCGAGCTGGTCGGCGAGGTCGGCTGGGCGGGCCTGACGATCGAAGGCATCGCGGGCCGCGCCGGCTGCGGCAAGCAGACGATCTACCGCTGGTGGCCCTCCAAGGCCCAGGTGCTCCTCGACGCGCTGACGGTCAAGGCAGACCTGCACATCGGCCAGGCGGACCACGGCTCCTACGCCGCCGATCTGCGGGCCTTCCTGACGGACACCTTCACGCTCGGTCGCCAGGAGCAGGTCGCCCGCATCCTGTGCGCCCTCATGGCGGAGGCGCAGATCGACGCGGAGTTCGGCGCCACCTTCCGTACGGAATTCCTCCGGCGCAGGCGCGACGCGCTCCAGGCGGTGCTCGACCGGGCCCTCGCCCGGGGCGACCTGCCCGCGCGACCGGACCCGGCCACGGTGCAGGACCTCGTCTTCGGCGTTCTCTGGTACCGGCTCCTCTCCGCCCACCGGCCCCTCGACCAAGCGCTCGTCGACGAGCTCGCCGCCACCCTGACGGGCGACGCGCCCGGCGGCCCGTGA
- the groL gene encoding chaperonin GroEL (60 kDa chaperone family; promotes refolding of misfolded polypeptides especially under stressful conditions; forms two stacked rings of heptamers to form a barrel-shaped 14mer; ends can be capped by GroES; misfolded proteins enter the barrel where they are refolded when GroES binds): MAKILKFDEDARRALERGVNKLADTVKVTIGPKGRNVVIDKKFGAPTITNDGVTIAREVELDDPFENLGAQLVKEVATKTNDVAGDGTTTATVLAQALVREGLRNVAAGASPAALKKGIDAAVKAVSEELLATARPIEDKSDIAAVAALSAQDPQVGELIADAMDKVGKDGVITVEESNTFGLDLEFTEGMAFDKGYLSPYMVTDQERMEAVLDDPYILIHQGKIGSIQELLPLLEKVIQAGGSKPLLIIAEDVEGEALSTLVVNKIRGTFNAVAVKAPGFGDRRKAMLGDIATLTGATVIAEEVGLKLDQAGLDVLGTARRVTVSKDDTTIVDGGGDAGDVKGRVNQIKAEIENTDSDWDREKLQERLAKLAGGVCVIRVGAATEVELKEKKHRLEDAISATRAAVEEGIVSGGGSSLVHAVKVLEGNLGKTGDEATGVAVVRRAAVEPLRWIAENAGLEGYVITSKVSDLDKGQGFNAATGEYGDLIKAGVIDPVKVTRSALENAASIASLLLTTETLVVEKPAEEEAEAGHGHGHSH; the protein is encoded by the coding sequence ATGGCGAAGATTCTGAAGTTCGACGAGGACGCCCGTCGCGCCCTTGAGCGCGGCGTCAACAAGCTTGCCGACACGGTCAAGGTGACGATCGGCCCCAAGGGCCGCAACGTCGTCATCGACAAGAAGTTCGGCGCGCCCACCATCACCAACGACGGTGTCACCATCGCGCGCGAGGTCGAGCTCGACGACCCGTTCGAGAACCTCGGTGCCCAGCTGGTGAAGGAGGTCGCCACCAAGACCAACGACGTCGCCGGTGACGGCACCACCACCGCCACCGTCCTCGCCCAGGCGCTCGTCCGCGAGGGTCTGCGCAACGTCGCCGCGGGTGCCTCCCCGGCCGCCCTGAAGAAGGGCATCGACGCCGCGGTCAAGGCCGTGTCCGAGGAGCTCCTCGCGACCGCCCGTCCGATCGAGGACAAGTCCGACATCGCCGCCGTGGCCGCGCTCTCCGCGCAGGACCCGCAGGTCGGCGAGCTCATCGCGGACGCGATGGACAAGGTCGGCAAGGACGGTGTCATCACCGTCGAGGAGTCCAACACCTTCGGCCTGGACCTCGAGTTCACCGAGGGCATGGCCTTCGACAAGGGCTACCTGTCCCCGTACATGGTGACCGACCAGGAGCGTATGGAGGCCGTCCTCGACGACCCGTACATCCTGATCCACCAGGGCAAGATCGGCTCGATCCAGGAGCTGCTCCCGCTGCTGGAGAAGGTCATCCAGGCCGGCGGCTCGAAGCCCCTCCTGATCATCGCCGAGGACGTCGAGGGCGAGGCGCTCTCCACCCTCGTCGTCAACAAGATCCGTGGCACCTTCAACGCCGTCGCGGTGAAGGCCCCGGGCTTCGGCGACCGCCGCAAGGCCATGCTCGGCGACATCGCCACCCTCACCGGTGCGACCGTCATCGCCGAGGAGGTCGGCCTCAAGCTCGACCAGGCCGGTCTGGACGTGCTGGGCACCGCCCGCCGCGTGACCGTCTCCAAGGACGACACGACCATCGTCGACGGCGGCGGCGACGCCGGTGACGTCAAGGGCCGCGTCAACCAGATCAAGGCCGAGATCGAGAACACGGACTCCGACTGGGACCGCGAGAAGCTCCAGGAGCGCCTCGCGAAGCTGGCCGGCGGCGTGTGCGTGATCCGCGTCGGTGCCGCCACCGAGGTCGAGCTCAAGGAGAAGAAGCACCGTCTGGAGGACGCCATCTCCGCGACCCGCGCCGCGGTCGAGGAGGGCATCGTCTCCGGTGGTGGCTCTTCCCTCGTCCACGCCGTCAAGGTCCTGGAGGGCAACCTCGGCAAGACCGGCGACGAGGCCACCGGTGTCGCGGTCGTGCGCCGCGCCGCCGTCGAGCCGCTGCGCTGGATCGCCGAGAACGCCGGCCTCGAGGGTTACGTCATCACCTCGAAGGTCTCGGACCTCGACAAGGGCCAGGGCTTCAACGCCGCCACCGGCGAGTACGGCGACCTGATCAAGGCCGGCGTCATCGACCCGGTCAAGGTCACCCGCTCCGCCCTGGAGAACGCCGCGTCCATCGCGTCGCTGCTGCTCACGACCGAGACCCTGGTCGTCGAGAAGCCGGCCGAGGAAGAGGCCGAGGCCGGTCACGGCCACGGTCACTCCCACTAG
- the tsaB gene encoding tRNA (adenosine(37)-N6)-threonylcarbamoyltransferase complex dimerization subunit type 1 TsaB, whose protein sequence is MDTATPAVTVALHDGTSVVAESGQVDARRHGELLLPTVDRVLAEAGTTLDAVTGIVVGVGPGPYTGLRVGLVTAATFASALSVPVHGVCTLDGLAYAAGEEAGITGPFAVATDARRKEVYWARYADPRTRTGGPSVDRPADIADELAGLPVVGAGAVLYPDSFPDARGPEHVSAGALAAFAAERLAAGEKLLDPQPLYLRRPDAQVPKNYKVVTPK, encoded by the coding sequence ATGGATACCGCCACCCCCGCCGTCACCGTCGCCCTCCACGACGGCACCTCCGTCGTCGCGGAGTCCGGCCAGGTGGACGCCCGACGCCACGGGGAGCTGCTGCTCCCCACCGTCGACCGCGTCCTCGCCGAGGCCGGAACCACCCTCGACGCCGTGACCGGCATCGTCGTGGGCGTCGGCCCCGGTCCCTACACCGGGCTGCGCGTCGGCCTGGTGACCGCCGCGACCTTCGCCTCCGCGCTCTCCGTCCCCGTGCACGGCGTGTGCACCCTGGACGGACTCGCGTACGCCGCCGGGGAGGAAGCCGGGATCACCGGCCCCTTCGCGGTCGCCACGGACGCCCGCCGCAAGGAGGTCTACTGGGCGCGGTACGCGGACCCCCGCACCCGGACCGGCGGACCCTCCGTCGACCGGCCCGCCGACATCGCGGACGAACTGGCCGGGCTGCCCGTCGTCGGAGCCGGAGCGGTGCTCTACCCCGACTCCTTCCCGGACGCGCGCGGCCCCGAGCACGTCTCGGCCGGGGCGCTCGCCGCGTTCGCCGCCGAACGCCTCGCCGCGGGCGAGAAGCTGCTCGACCCGCAGCCGCTCTACCTCCGCCGGCCGGACGCGCAGGTCCCGAAGAACTACAAGGTGGTCACCCCCAAGTGA
- a CDS encoding Bax inhibitor-1/YccA family protein translates to MRSSNPVFSRRGFSRDNGTAGYAAPQAGATVTGENPYAQGTANPYATNPYAQAAPPGARSGAMTIDDVVSRTAMTLGTVVVAATLGWWLLPIDETNLVRSYVVASVAALIGFVLALVNSFKRKPSPPLILAYAAFQGVFLGVVSNIISTYVAPGAAMQAVLGTMAVFGGVLIAYRTGLIRVTRRFQGFVMGALIGFVLLMVVNSLFALFGGGDGLGFRSGALGVLFGIVAIVIGACVLALDFKVVEDGITYGAPREEAWTAAFGLTVTLVWIYREMLNLIAILSGND, encoded by the coding sequence ATGAGGAGCAGCAACCCGGTCTTCTCGCGACGGGGGTTCAGCCGCGACAACGGCACCGCGGGGTACGCGGCGCCGCAGGCCGGGGCCACCGTCACGGGTGAGAACCCTTACGCGCAGGGCACCGCCAATCCGTACGCCACCAACCCCTACGCGCAAGCGGCCCCGCCCGGAGCCCGCTCCGGCGCGATGACCATCGACGACGTCGTCAGCCGTACGGCGATGACCCTCGGCACCGTCGTCGTCGCCGCCACGCTCGGCTGGTGGCTCCTGCCGATCGACGAGACCAACCTCGTCCGGTCCTACGTCGTCGCCTCCGTCGCCGCGCTCATCGGCTTCGTCCTGGCGCTGGTCAACTCGTTCAAGCGCAAGCCGTCGCCGCCGCTGATCCTGGCCTACGCCGCGTTCCAGGGCGTCTTCCTCGGCGTCGTCAGCAACATCATCAGCACCTACGTCGCCCCGGGCGCGGCCATGCAGGCCGTGCTCGGCACGATGGCCGTGTTCGGCGGTGTGCTGATCGCGTACCGGACCGGACTCATCCGGGTGACCCGTCGCTTCCAGGGCTTCGTGATGGGCGCCCTGATCGGCTTCGTGCTGCTGATGGTCGTCAACTCGCTGTTCGCCCTGTTCGGCGGGGGTGACGGCCTCGGCTTCCGCAGCGGTGCGCTCGGTGTCCTCTTCGGCATCGTCGCGATCGTGATCGGCGCCTGCGTCCTCGCCCTGGACTTCAAGGTGGTCGAGGACGGCATCACCTACGGCGCCCCGCGCGAGGAGGCATGGACGGCCGCCTTCGGCCTCACCGTGACCCTGGTGTGGATCTACCGGGAGATGCTGAACCTGATCGCGATCCTCAGCGGCAACGACTGA
- the rimI gene encoding ribosomal protein S18-alanine N-acetyltransferase, whose amino-acid sequence MRWWDIEPVLELEHELFPDDAWSAGMFWSELAHARGPHATRRYVVAEEPATGRIVGYAGLAAAGDLADVQTIGVTRGHWGGGLGSELLTDLLKHATAFECATVLLEVRVDNTRAQKLYERFGFEPIGFRRGYYQPGNIDALVMRLHVQGTENG is encoded by the coding sequence ATGCGCTGGTGGGACATCGAACCGGTGCTGGAACTCGAACACGAGCTCTTCCCCGACGACGCCTGGTCGGCCGGGATGTTCTGGTCCGAGCTCGCCCACGCCCGGGGCCCGCACGCCACCCGGCGGTACGTCGTCGCCGAGGAACCGGCCACCGGGCGGATCGTCGGCTACGCCGGACTCGCCGCCGCGGGCGACCTCGCCGACGTGCAGACCATCGGCGTCACCCGCGGCCACTGGGGCGGCGGCCTCGGCTCGGAACTCCTCACCGACCTGCTCAAGCACGCCACCGCCTTCGAGTGCGCCACCGTGCTGCTCGAAGTCCGGGTCGACAACACCCGCGCCCAGAAGCTCTACGAACGCTTCGGCTTCGAGCCGATCGGCTTCCGGCGCGGCTACTACCAGCCGGGCAACATCGACGCACTCGTCATGCGCCTCCACGTACAAGGAACAGAGAATGGCTGA
- the groES gene encoding co-chaperone GroES: MSTTSSKVAIKPLEDRIVVQPLDAEQTTASGLVIPDTAKEKPQEGVVLAVGPGRFENGERLPLDVKTGDVVLYSKYGGTEVKYNGEEYLVLSARDVLAIIEK, from the coding sequence GTGTCGACCACCAGCTCCAAGGTTGCGATCAAGCCGCTCGAGGACCGCATTGTGGTCCAGCCGCTCGACGCCGAGCAGACCACGGCTTCCGGCCTGGTCATTCCGGACACCGCCAAGGAGAAGCCCCAGGAGGGCGTCGTCCTGGCCGTGGGCCCGGGCCGCTTCGAGAACGGCGAGCGCCTTCCGCTCGACGTCAAGACCGGCGATGTCGTCCTGTACAGCAAGTACGGCGGCACCGAGGTGAAGTACAACGGCGAGGAGTACCTCGTCCTCTCGGCCCGCGACGTCCTCGCGATCATCGAGAAGTAA
- a CDS encoding polysaccharide deacetylase family protein, whose product MQLVRQNEKSTTKRRRSGTVVLAALLGAALASGCGRGPSGADHHTPPGAAGAGGKAAAGPAPQAAPAGALLSYAEQLRRRQAQRVAVARKWGLAHVPLTAPAPPAEKPRITSREGFEVDDGEDLPQVFTTVPTEERIVFLTIDDGSEKDPEFLRMMDELKIPYSAFLSDYLASENYGYFAEMRKKGVTLNNHTLTHPYLPGLSYAQQKKEICGQQDRIEKHLGKRPVLFRPPYGNYNRDTLVVAKSCGIEAVPLWAEEAFPDHMDWREWDRDLHPGDIILTHFQGRDQWKGTMTDMVRNVMKVITDKGYAVARLEDYV is encoded by the coding sequence ATGCAACTAGTACGACAAAACGAAAAAAGCACAACGAAGCGGCGCAGATCCGGCACCGTCGTCCTGGCGGCCCTGCTGGGCGCCGCCCTCGCCTCCGGATGCGGCCGGGGCCCCTCCGGCGCGGACCACCACACCCCGCCGGGCGCCGCGGGAGCCGGCGGCAAGGCGGCTGCCGGACCGGCTCCGCAGGCCGCCCCGGCCGGCGCCCTCCTCTCGTACGCGGAACAGCTCAGGCGGCGCCAGGCGCAACGGGTCGCCGTCGCCAGGAAATGGGGGCTGGCCCACGTCCCGCTGACCGCCCCCGCACCGCCCGCCGAGAAGCCCAGGATCACCAGCCGCGAGGGGTTCGAGGTCGACGACGGCGAAGACCTGCCGCAGGTGTTCACGACCGTCCCCACCGAGGAGCGGATCGTCTTCCTCACCATCGACGACGGGTCCGAGAAGGACCCCGAGTTCCTGCGGATGATGGACGAGCTGAAGATCCCGTACAGCGCCTTCCTCAGCGACTACCTCGCGAGCGAGAACTACGGCTACTTCGCGGAGATGCGGAAGAAGGGGGTCACGCTCAACAACCACACCCTCACCCACCCCTACCTGCCCGGACTCTCCTACGCGCAGCAGAAGAAGGAGATCTGCGGCCAGCAGGACCGGATCGAGAAGCACCTCGGCAAGCGGCCCGTGCTCTTCCGGCCGCCGTACGGCAACTACAACCGCGACACCCTCGTCGTCGCCAAGTCCTGCGGGATCGAGGCCGTGCCGCTCTGGGCGGAGGAGGCGTTCCCCGACCACATGGACTGGCGGGAGTGGGACCGGGACCTGCACCCCGGCGACATCATCCTCACCCACTTCCAGGGGCGCGATCAGTGGAAGGGGACCATGACCGACATGGTCCGCAACGTCATGAAGGTCATCACGGACAAGGGCTACGCGGTCGCCCGGCTGGAGGACTACGTCTGA
- a CDS encoding VOC family protein, translating to MQKITPCLWFDGQAAEAADFYVSVFGGDSRVLETSHYPEGSPGEAGAVMTVRFQLADQEYIGLNGGPAFRFTEALSLSVDCADQAEVDRLWTALTEGGEESRCGWLKDKFGLSWQIVPRALPDILGGPDRDRADRAMKAMMGMGKLDVETLLNA from the coding sequence ATGCAGAAGATCACCCCCTGTCTCTGGTTCGACGGCCAAGCCGCCGAGGCCGCCGACTTCTACGTCTCCGTCTTCGGCGGCGACTCGCGCGTCCTGGAAACCAGCCACTACCCGGAGGGCTCCCCGGGCGAGGCCGGCGCCGTGATGACCGTCCGCTTCCAGCTCGCGGACCAGGAGTACATCGGCCTCAACGGCGGACCCGCCTTCCGCTTCACCGAGGCCCTCTCGCTCTCCGTGGACTGCGCGGACCAGGCCGAGGTGGACCGGCTGTGGACGGCGCTCACCGAGGGCGGCGAGGAGAGCCGGTGCGGCTGGCTCAAGGACAAGTTCGGGCTGTCCTGGCAGATCGTGCCGCGCGCCCTCCCCGACATCCTCGGCGGCCCCGACCGCGACCGCGCCGACCGCGCCATGAAGGCGATGATGGGCATGGGCAAGCTCGACGTGGAGACGCTGCTCAACGCCTGA
- a CDS encoding SDR family oxidoreductase codes for MTTALITGATAGIGAAFARRLAGQGHNLVLVARDTERLRDQATELHDRHGIEATVLTADLSTDSGIAAVEERLRDRDHPVELLVNNAGFGNKGRYLEVPLADELTMLKVHCEAVLRLTSAAAAGMRERGRGGIVNVASVAAFVPRGTYGASKAWVVQFTQGAAKDLAGSGVRLMALCPGFVRTEFHQRAGMGTGNIPGWMWLDADKLVSAALTDLARGKSVSVPDARYKALMGLVKVAPRNLLGEMTSRTGRKYGPK; via the coding sequence ATGACGACTGCACTGATTACCGGCGCGACGGCGGGCATCGGCGCCGCGTTCGCGCGGCGGCTCGCGGGACAGGGGCACAACCTCGTGCTGGTGGCCCGCGACACCGAGCGGCTGCGGGACCAGGCCACCGAACTGCACGACCGGCACGGCATCGAGGCCACGGTGCTCACCGCGGACCTGTCCACGGACTCCGGGATCGCGGCCGTCGAGGAACGGCTCCGCGACCGCGACCATCCCGTCGAACTCCTCGTCAACAACGCGGGGTTCGGCAACAAGGGGCGCTATCTGGAGGTCCCGCTCGCCGACGAACTGACGATGCTGAAGGTGCACTGCGAGGCCGTGCTGCGGCTGACCTCCGCGGCGGCGGCCGGGATGCGCGAGCGCGGCCGGGGCGGGATCGTCAACGTCGCCTCGGTCGCGGCGTTCGTCCCGCGCGGTACGTACGGCGCGTCGAAGGCGTGGGTCGTCCAGTTCACCCAGGGCGCCGCGAAGGACCTGGCGGGTTCCGGGGTGCGGCTGATGGCGCTCTGCCCGGGCTTCGTGCGGACGGAGTTCCACCAGCGGGCCGGGATGGGCACCGGGAACATCCCCGGCTGGATGTGGCTGGACGCCGACAAGCTGGTGAGCGCGGCCCTGACCGACCTCGCGCGCGGCAAGTCGGTGTCGGTGCCGGACGCGCGGTACAAGGCGCTGATGGGGCTGGTGAAGGTGGCCCCGCGCAATCTGCTGGGCGAGATGACGTCACGGACGGGGCGCAAGTACGGCCCGAAGTGA
- the tsaD gene encoding tRNA (adenosine(37)-N6)-threonylcarbamoyltransferase complex transferase subunit TsaD produces the protein MADEPLVLGIETSCDETGVGIVRGTTLLADAVASSVDTHARFGGVVPEIASRAHLEAMVPTIERALKTAGVSARDLDGIAVTAGPGLAGALLVGVSAAKAYAYALNKPLYGVNHLASHICVDQLEHGPLPEPTMALLVSGGHSSLLLAPDITSDVRPLGATIDDAAGEAFDKIARVLDLGFPGGPVIDRLAKEGDPKAIAFPRGLSGSRDPAYDFSFSGLKTSVARWIEAKRAAGEEVPVRDVAASFQEAVVDVLTRKAVRACKDEGVDHLMIGGGVAANSRLRALAQERCERAGIRLRVPRPGLCTDNGAMVAALGAEMVARNRPASDWELSADSSLPVTDPHVPGAQHGHGHTHDHDHVHEISKDNLYS, from the coding sequence ATGGCTGACGAACCGCTCGTACTCGGCATCGAGACCTCCTGCGACGAGACCGGCGTCGGCATCGTGCGCGGCACCACCCTCCTCGCGGACGCCGTCGCCTCCAGCGTGGACACGCACGCCCGCTTCGGCGGCGTCGTCCCGGAGATCGCCTCCCGAGCCCACCTGGAGGCGATGGTCCCCACCATCGAGCGCGCCCTGAAGACGGCCGGGGTCAGCGCCCGCGACCTCGACGGCATCGCCGTCACCGCCGGTCCGGGCCTTGCCGGAGCGCTCCTCGTCGGCGTCTCGGCCGCCAAGGCGTACGCGTACGCGCTGAACAAGCCGCTCTACGGCGTGAACCACCTCGCCTCGCACATCTGTGTCGACCAGCTGGAGCACGGCCCGCTGCCCGAGCCGACCATGGCGCTGCTGGTCAGCGGCGGCCACTCCTCGCTGCTGCTCGCCCCCGACATCACCAGCGACGTACGGCCGCTGGGCGCCACCATCGACGACGCGGCGGGCGAGGCCTTCGACAAGATCGCCCGCGTGCTGGACCTCGGCTTCCCCGGCGGCCCGGTCATCGACCGGCTGGCCAAGGAGGGAGACCCCAAGGCCATCGCGTTCCCGCGCGGCCTGTCCGGCTCCCGCGACCCCGCGTACGACTTCTCCTTCTCCGGGCTCAAGACCTCGGTCGCCCGCTGGATCGAGGCGAAGCGCGCGGCCGGCGAAGAGGTGCCGGTACGCGACGTGGCGGCGTCCTTCCAGGAGGCCGTGGTCGACGTGCTCACCCGCAAGGCCGTCCGCGCCTGCAAGGACGAGGGCGTCGACCACCTGATGATCGGCGGCGGCGTCGCGGCCAACTCCCGGCTCCGCGCACTGGCCCAGGAACGCTGCGAGCGCGCCGGAATCCGGCTCCGGGTGCCCCGCCCCGGACTCTGCACCGACAACGGCGCCATGGTCGCCGCGCTCGGCGCCGAGATGGTCGCCCGCAACCGGCCCGCCTCCGACTGGGAGCTCTCCGCCGACTCCTCGCTGCCGGTGACCGACCCGCACGTCCCCGGCGCCCAGCACGGTCACGGTCACACCCACGACCACGACCACGTGCACGAGATCAGCAAGGACAACCTGTACTCATGA